The window TTAAGTATCGTTGAAGCGCGTGATAGCTCAATACCGCTGCGAGATACTTGCTTGGTGATTGATATTTTGAGTTGTACTGCAGAGCTAGACAAGCCTTGTAGCTGAACTAGGTTAGTGTAGTAGCGGTTCTGAGCTTGTTGGACAGTTTGTAGTAACTTCGTGCCTTGTGGGTCTGTGACCTCGTTTATCAGCTGAGTAATTAATGCTGATATCTTCTGGATTTCAATCTTGGTTAACGTATATGTTTGTGGCGAACCAGTCAGCAGAAATTCCTTTTCTAAGTTTTGAACTTTGGCACTGAGTGTTGTGAGCCCACCAATTTTCATTACTCTATCAGCTTGATCGTCACTTAATATTCTAAGTTGTTTAACGTCTTGGCTAACCGCATTGATCGTGTCTTTGTGAGCACTTTGCATTTCCGTAAGCAGATCAGTGGCCGCTAGCGATTTTTGGTTCATTCGATCACGAGCTTTCTCGCTCAACTCAATCAAGTCAGCGTATTTGATGAATTGATTTATATATCCAGTGAGCGATATTTCAGCGTGCGGGTTTTGGTTATGAGCAGCAAAGGCTTCGACCAACTCCTTTGACTGTTCTGCTTCTTTGTAGAAGAGTTGCGCAGATTGCGGTATACGCTCGTTACTAAAAGAGAGTTCGTGAACGCGAAGCTTGTCGAGGGAGGTAAGTAATTGAGTACTGACCGCGTAGTCTTCAATGCCGACGAAGCGATTGTTTAGGTTAAACCATGCGGCAACCGCCACCGAGAACAGCACTATGGTGGCAATAATAAAAGAGATGAGTATTTTTTTAGAATCAGATGCGAATCTGGAAACAGTATTCATAAAGTACCTGTATTTAAAAAGTACCAGCGAACTTAGTGGTCTTGTTCATCAGTAAAAGAGACCTTGATGGTTAACATCTCATCAAGCTTGCTAATGAAGATAGGAACTAAGTTAGGGTCAAAGTGAAGGCCAGCTTGTTCTTGTATTAGCTCAATCGCTTTTTCAATTGGCCAAGCTTCTTTGTACGGGCGCTCGCTAGTTAGGGCGTCGAATACGTCTGCAATTGCTACAATACGAGCACTTAGAGGAATGTCTTCGCCAGACAATTTATGAGGGTAGCCGCTGCCATCCCATTTCTCGTGGTGGTATAGGGCTATCTCTTGAGCGAGTTTCAGTAATTTGGAGTCGTTGTCTCCAATGATGTCTCCGCCAATGGTGACGTGTGTTTGCATGATTGCCCATTCATCTGCATCAAGCTTACCGGGTTTGCCTAATATGCGGTCGGGGATGCCAATTTTTCCAATGTCATGCATCGGTGCTGCTTGGAACAGCAGTTCAACCCATTCTTCACCCACGTCTAACTGCTGAGCAAGTATCTTTGAGTAGTAACTCATTCTAACGACGTGCATTCCGGTTTCATTGTCTTTGTATTCAGCGGCTCGGCCAAGCTTACGAATGATCTCAAGCCGGCTCATTTCGAGCGCTTCTGTTCTTTGTCGTACCTTGCGAGACAGTGCCAAGTTTTGGTCGTAGAGGGAGATTTGCGTGACAACACGAGCTTTCACAATTGGCGGGCTAACTGGTTTAGTGATGTAATCAACAGCACCTAGCTCAAAGCCCCTTTGTTCATCGACCATATCGGTTTTTGCGGTAACAAAAATTACAGGGATATTGGCGGTGACTGGATCATTTTTAAGTCGGCGACACACTTCATAACCATCCATTTCTGGCATCATTATATCGAGCAGGATCAGGTGTGGTTTTGGATGTGAAGAGGCAATCTTTAACGCTTTTTGACCTGATGTCGCAGCTTTAATTTTAAAGTCTTCATTGAGGATACCTGACAGGGTGTGGATATTATCCGGGATGTCATCAACAACCAAAATAATAGGTTTATCTGTCGCAATTTGATTCATTTTTGTCCCTAAAAGAGTTAAGCCAATGGCGATACACCACATAGTTAAAGCGTAGTGAGTTTTATTGGAAATGCATGGTTCTGAGGGGGAACTTTTGGTCTTGAAATCTAGAATGTAAAGTGCGGTTCCATATGTAATATGAATGAATATCTTATATGATTAACCATTGCATAACAAAGAATAACTTTATATATGGTGTAGTCTCGGGCTCATACTATTCTAGCTCCTACATTTCCTTAACAGCATGTGATACCTGCTAGGTAGACTTATGTATTGGAAGGACTGTTTTGAGCTACTTTTGTTATCAAATTGGTCAAAGTACTCTTCTAGTATCACTGCAAGAGCGAACCAGTCATCGAATTTGCCTAAGACTGAACTAGGTGTTGAATACCTTGGTGTATAGCTTTCAAAACGTAGCTCGGAACGTATAGTTCCGTTCTTTATGACAGAGCCGAAGTCAATTAAATGCACTTGCCCTTGAGGAGTCAATACGATGTTAGATGGTTTAATGTCACCATGAACGAAACCAAGTTTGTGGACTTGATGAATCGAGCGCTCTAGCAAGGTAATCCAGTTGGCAGGGAAGTTGTTTGACTTAGAAGGCTCGGTTTTGATTTGTAATAGTGTTATCCCACAAATGTGGGAAAGGACTAGATAGTCACTCTGCTGGTTAGAGAAATAATCGCAATATTCTGGCCA is drawn from Vibrio sp. SNU_ST1 and contains these coding sequences:
- a CDS encoding AarF/UbiB family protein, encoding MKGEFSDDAKLKQELTNRGYTNLFRLSTRAFQAKHPNWGLVTIKYAQTLKHRHFLKQEAEFLYSNSSTLWPEYCDYFSNQQSDYLVLSHICGITLLQIKTEPSKSNNFPANWITLLERSIHQVHKLGFVHGDIKPSNIVLTPQGQVHLIDFGSVIKNGTIRSELRFESYTPRYSTPSSVLGKFDDWFALAVILEEYFDQFDNKSSSKQSFQYISLPSRYHMLLRKCRS
- a CDS encoding two-component system response regulator, with the translated sequence MNQIATDKPIILVVDDIPDNIHTLSGILNEDFKIKAATSGQKALKIASSHPKPHLILLDIMMPEMDGYEVCRRLKNDPVTANIPVIFVTAKTDMVDEQRGFELGAVDYITKPVSPPIVKARVVTQISLYDQNLALSRKVRQRTEALEMSRLEIIRKLGRAAEYKDNETGMHVVRMSYYSKILAQQLDVGEEWVELLFQAAPMHDIGKIGIPDRILGKPGKLDADEWAIMQTHVTIGGDIIGDNDSKLLKLAQEIALYHHEKWDGSGYPHKLSGEDIPLSARIVAIADVFDALTSERPYKEAWPIEKAIELIQEQAGLHFDPNLVPIFISKLDEMLTIKVSFTDEQDH